The Candidatus Palauibacter scopulicola region GAGACGCCGCGGCATCCGTGGATCCGTTCGGATCCCGGTGCGACTGCGCGACGGGGAACGAGCGGAGCGAGCGCGTCCTGCGCTCGACCTCTTCGAGCCGGAGCGCTTCGCGCAACTCGAACTCGGCCCGGCCCATGCCGCCCCCGGCGCTGCCTGAACTTGCCGCCGTGTCTTGTCCGGCCGTGTCCTGTCCTGGGGCACCGGGCTGCCCCCGTTCCCGGTCCGCATCCGCGGCCGCCTGCTGGCTCTGGCGGTCGGTTTCGTCGCTGAAGCGCCCGTCGAGCGACCGGCCCGTGCGGTCGTCCACGGGCCGGGCCGGCGCGGGGGCGACGCCCTCGGCCGTCTCATCGGGACCGGAAAACGACGAGGAGAGCAGCAGCCCGGCCACGAGCACGGTGATCAAAGCGATCCCGACCTTCGTAACGACACCGCCCGGCAGCGCGCCTTTGGGCTCCTTCATCCACTGCTTCCAGCGGCTCATCGCACGTCCCTCGGCTCGAACCGCCACCCGGCCCGCTCCCCGCCGATCTGGAGCCACCCGTCGCCCAAGACACGGCGGGCGACATAAAGGCCGTCCTCGGTGAGATCGAACGCGACCAGGCTCGGTTCGCCGTCCCGGAGTTCGTAGAGCGCGGGCGACTCCTGTGCGCGCGAGCGGAGATAGGTGAACTCCCCGTCGTGCCACATCGCCTCGACACGGAACGGCCGCTCGGACGCCTTTCGGTCCAGCAGGTACTCGAACCGGAGCCGCTCGGGGTAGGCGGCACGGAACGCCTCGATCTCCGCTTCGGCCCAGCCGCGTGCCTCGGCGATCCCGGCCTCGGCCTCCTCGCGGGCCAGCCCCGCGGCCTCGACAGCTTGGGCCGCCATCTCGCGGTAGGCGGCGACCTCGCTCCGGGCGACGAACCCGGGAGCGCCAAACGCGGCCTCCGCATCCGCGCCTGCCTCGACGCGGACCACGAGGTGGGGCGGCTTCTCCCCGCTTTCCGAGACAAGGAACGAGTAGATGCGCCCCGACTCGCAGACGAGCGCCACGTTGGTCGCCGCGTTCTCGGCCAACGGCTTCAGGTACGCGACGTTCGCCGCGCCGGTCAGGTGCCAGTACTCGGAGTCTCCGGCCACGAAGTCGAGGATGCGCTCCCCGGCCGGAAGCACGATGACCGTTGTATGACGCACGCGTGCGCGGAGCCGGGGGATCCGCTCTTCGCCGTCCTCCGGCAACGGAACCCGGAGCAGGGTGGCGTCCGCGCTCGCTTGCTGCGCGGCGGCATCGCAGGGGAGCAAAGCCAGGAGCAGCGTCAGCAGGACTACGACGATCCCCAGCAGGATCGCGGCGGTTGGAGTTGCCTTCATGGTGTTCACGTCCTCTCGGTTGGTGGGGTGGGATGGGTTCGGCCCGCGAGCGCTTCGAGCGCCCGGACCAGCCCGTGCCGCGCCACGGCTTCGGCGCGCTTCTCGGCGTCGAGCGGCGAGGAGGTGTAGAGCCAGTAGCTCTCCGGATCGACTTCCAAGCGGAGCACCGCCGCCTCGTCCGGGCGGCGGAGGTACAGCTCGCGCTTCGGCGTCAGCGCCCGGATCCGGGCCACCTCCGACTCGTTTAGCCGGAAGAGCGCCCCGGCCTCGTCGGGCAGTTCGGCGTTGGCGAGGAAGAGCTTGGTCGGGATCGATTCGAGGAGGGCCGAGGCACCCGGCGTTCCCGTCACATCGACGGCGGATTGGGTCGCGAGTACGAGCGCGGCGTTCTTCTTCCGCCACGTCTTGGCCGCCTCGGCCAAGTAATTCAGCACGGCGGGGTCCTGCATGTACCGCCACGCCTCGTCCACGACCATCAGCTTGAGCCGCGCCGTCTCGGCCGGGTCCTCGATCTCCAGCCGCATGCGTTCCAGCAGATAGGAGAGCGCCGCCTCGCACAGGTCCGCGTGTTCCGCCGCGCCCGCTAGGTCGATCACCTGCCAGTCCCGGAACTCGATGTCCGCCGCGCCCGACGGGGGGTTGTCGAAGAACGCGCCCCACGCGCCGCCCTCCGTCCAGCGGCTGAGCGCGGGCCACATCGCCGACGGCAGCGAACCGGCCAGCACGCTCAGAGTCCGGCGCTCGGTGCCGAGCGCGTACAGGTCCTCGATCCGGGCGCGGATCTCGCTCGTGTCCGCGCCGTCGGCTTCGTACCCTCCCAGCTTCAGGAGCCGGAGCACCCAGCCGGTCAGGAACTGGAACGTCCGCGTGGTCGGGGGAAGCGCGAACGGCTGGAGGCGGAGGGTGGGCTCCGCCTCGCCCGGCGCGAGCTCCAGATACCGGCCCCCGAGGAACCGGGTCAGCCAGCGGTAGGAGCCGCCCAGGTCCAGGATCAGGATGCGCGGATCGTACTTGAGCGCCTCGACCAGCAGGAAGTTGAGCGTAAAGCTCTTGCCCGAGCCCGTCGCCCCCAGGATCAGCGTGTGGCCCACGTCGCCCGCGAACAGGTCGTAGCGGTACGCCGTGCGCCACGGGGTCTCGAACACCGCCAGCGGCTCGCGGTCCAGATGGCGGCTCCTACGGTTCCCCTTGGGCGGCCCGAACACGGGCGCGAGGCACGCGGCGACGCCCGCCGACACGAACACCTTCCGCACCTGCCGCTTGCGCGGCTGCGCCGGGAGCCGGGCGAACCACGCGGGCATCTGGCCGTAGCCCTCCCGGATGACCTTCGCGTCGTGCGCTGCGAACAGCCGCCGCACATCGCCGTCCAGCCGTTCGATCCCGTCGAGTTCGCCGTGGAGTGCCACGGTGAGCGACGCCTCGCCGTAGGCCACGCCGTCGGCTTCGAGTTCGACGAGCGCCGCTCCCAGACGGTCGGACTCGGCGGCCGCCGCGGAATCGACCATCGCCGCCGCCGTGCCCTGGGCGTCCTGGGCGTGCGCCATCATCGAGTAGCGGCGCGAGAAGTAGTGGCGCTGCGCGCCTCGGATCCGGCGCCGCGCCGCTTCCACCGACCACGGACGCCATTCGAGCGAGACGGTCGTCACCGCGTCGAGGCAGTAGAGGTCCCGGAGCAGGTTCGCGTGCGCCTGCCCGGGCGGCGACAGCAGCGAATAGAGGATCACCGGCTCGCCGTCCAGCCGAAGGTGCGACCGCTCCGCCTCCAGTTCCGAGACCGCGAGCCGCCAGTTCATGCCGCTGCCCGTCGAGCCGTCCCAGAACGTGCCGGGGCGGTTGATGAGTTCGGACAGAAGCCGGGAAGCCTCGACGGCTCCCAGCATCTCGACGGGCGTGTGCTCGGCCACCAGCGACCGGCCCGCGTCGATCATCGCACGGAACCGGCCCGCGGCCGCCTCGATCTCCGAGGCCAGGTAGGTCGTTGCCGTCTTGCTGCGGCGCTTCCGGATTCGCGCGAGCCGCGACAAGATTCCCGGCCCGGAACCTCCACCCGCCGGGCGGAGGCCCGGGTCGTGCGACCAGACCACGAACGCTTCGAGCCGCTGGACGCGCCCGGCGAGGAACGCGCTTCGCTTGCGACCCGACAGGGACGCGATGTCCGAGCCGCGGTCGTCTGGATCCTCGGCGAGACTGGGACGCCGGAGCAGGTGGAACTGGAGGCGCGTGTCGGAACCGAGCCCCGACATCAACCGCTGCCAGAGCCCGAGCACGCGGTCGATCTGCTCAGGCGTGCGCCCGTCCACTGCGGCGGGCCGGATCCGGCCCGCCGCGACCAACTCGCCCGCACGGGTCAGACAGGTGCGGCCATCGTCGAGCCAGCCCCAATAGGGCAGCTCTTCGGCCAGCGACCCCGCCGCCTCGTAGGCCCGGCGTTCCTCCGCGACCCTCACTTCGAGTCCGTCCGGATGCGGAGATGCCAGGGCTCGTCCGCCCACTTGCCCGGATCGTACCGCGCCGGATAACGGGCGGCGTTCCGCAGCACCGAAAGCATCGCCGGGTCCCTCCGGCCCGCGAGCCAGCCCGCGCCGTAGCAGGCCGCGAACACCAAGCCGCCCGCCACGAGCGAGGCCGTCGCGTTCCACACCGCGACCGCGAGCGTCGCGCCCAGCAGGAACAGACGCCGCTCCACGCCCAGCACCGTCAGCGGGCGGTTCAGTGCCGCGTAACCCGCCCAGCGCGTCAGACCCCGCATCAGAACAGCCAGCCGAGGAAGTTCACGGCGCCCACGGCCATCCCGATCCCGAAGATGATCCCCGCCAGCGTGCGCTTGCTCCCGCCCTCGCCGAACGCGAACATCAGCCCGCCCACCACGATCGCGATCAGCGACAGCCCGCGCGCGATCGGTCCCGTGAACTGCGTCTGTAGCTCGTTCACCGCGTCCACCCACGGACTCGTGCCCTGCGCGTTGAGCGCGCCGGGCGTCAGCATGAGCAGCACGGCCCACGCGGCTCCCCGCATCGTCGTCAGCAACGTTCTCATCGTTTCCTTCCTTTCCCTGAAGGGTTCAATGGGCGACGGTCTCTCCGACGCCCCGGCTTGCCGCGATCCGTTCGCGGATCCACTGGTCGATCTCTGCCTCGATCCAGCCCTGCACGCGCTCGCCCAGCGCGATCGGCTGAGGGAAGATCCCCTGTTTGACCCACCTTCGGATCGTGCTTCGCGAGAGGCTGGTCCGGGCCTGCACTTCCGACATCCGCAGGAAGCGGGTCGGCGGTCCCATTTGCTGTTCGGGGTTCTCGGTCATGCTTCTCCTCCTGGTCGTGCCTCCCCGTTTCGCGTTGATGGCGTCCGCTACGAAGGGCGAGGGGGGAGGATCCCGGGCACCACCTGTCTCCCGGCCGTGGTTGCCGATGAACGCCGGAACCCGGTCCGCCGTCCTGAGCGACCGCGAACATCCGGCCTCGATCCGGCGCGGCAGACCCGGATTGCCCAGTGCCCCCTTGCCCAATGGCGAAGGCCTCAGGCCCGGCCATTCGCGAAACGCGTTCACCCGCGATTTGAATAGCTCCTCCAGCGTTGCCATGACCGCCGTTTCTTCTGCGTCGATGCCCATAACGGTGAATGCATGTTTTCAAGAGCGTCAACTGCTGATAGATCGGCTAAGTGGTTATGGGGTATCATGATGGGTCATGTTGGGTCAGGCTTTTCGGAAGGCTCCGCCAATGGGGCGGCGAAACACCCCCGTTGGAACTCCAGAAGCGGCGATGCGAAGCTCGGCCACACGGTCGGCCCCCGTGGGGCGGAACATGGCCGGAATGGCCGGAAGGGAGGACCGGAGAGACGGGTTGGTCCGTCGTACATCGCGGGCAGGGACACATGGCGGCGGGCGGGGGCCGGGCCGTTCGCTCCCGAGAGTCGCTACAGTGCGGACTCCCCATATATTGATTGGACCGCTTCGACTTGCGACGGAGAACGCGAACGCGATGATACAGCCTGCCTTGGGCGGATCCATGGAGCATGCCGAGGCCACGCCGTTACGGGGGGACGACCTGCTGCACCTCGGCGACCGCGCCGCGGTGGTCCGGTCGCTATCCCGCCTCGTGCGCTCGGATCGGCTCCCGCGCATCCCCCGGGGAGTCTACATGCCGGTAGGGGCAGCTAACCCATGAGTCGCCGCGAGCGGCTGGTCCGGACCATCCTCGGGGGCCGCTCGGACGCGAACATCCGATTCGATGAACTTCGGGCGCTGATGCGGTATCTTGGATTCGACGAGCGCGTGCGCGGCAGCCACCACCTATTCGACAAGGAAGGGGTCGTGGAGATCGTCAACCTCCAGAGGCGGGGCGGCCATGCCAAGCCCTACCAGGTGAGGCAGGTTCGGCGGTTGATCCTCAAGTACAAGCTGGGAGCGGACGACTGATGTTCAAATACGAGATCATCCTCTATTGGAGCAACGAGGACGAGGCTTTCGTCGCGGAGGCGCCCGAGTTGCCCGGGTGCATGGCGCACGGAGCCGATCAGGAAACCGCGTTGGAAAACATCAAGGACGCGATGCGGTTCTGGATCGACCGGGCTCGGGAGTTGGGGCGGCCCGTTCCGGAGCCGAAGGGCGAGCGCCTCATGCTCGCCTGATTCGCCCCATGCGTCCAGCAGACGATTCTCTCCGGTTCCTCCAGGGAGGTTCTCACCGGTTGCCTTCGCCAGAGCGGTTGGCTTCGGAAGGCCGTCGTCCGTGAGCCCTTCCACCGTGCTCATGCGGTGCTGTGCCGTGAACCGGGCCGGGACCCACGCGCCGTTGGCGATGGGCCGGTAGGGATCCGCCAATGGATGTCTTCGCCTTTCGCGACGAGCTCGTCGCCGAGTATGCGAGGTTCTCAAGGAGCTTCACGCGCATCCGCGCCGCCGACATCTCGTGCGCTGTGGACGAGGCCTACGCCGCGGGCCGGTTCTGGCCCGCGCCGCTCATCCAGCTGAATCCGAGCTTCGAGTCGGGCGGCTGGATCGACGAGCTTGTCTCCGAGGGCGCGCTCGATCCCGAGTGCGCGAACATCTTCCGGCTCAAGAACAAGAACGACGCGTCCGGCAAGCCACTCCGTCTTCACCGGCACCAGACCGACGCGATCGAGATCGCCAGTCGGCGCGAGAGCTACGTCCTCACGACCGGCACGGGGTCGGGCAAATCGCTCGCCTATTTCATCCCCATCGTGGACGATGTGCTGCGGCGCCGGAAGGTCGGGAAAGGCAACAAGGGCATCAGCGCGATCGTCGTCTATCCGATGAACGCACTCTGCAACAGCCAGCGCGAGGAACTCGACAGGTTCCTGAGGCTCGGCTACGGCGAAGGCTCCGAGCCGGTCACCTTTGCGCGCTACACGGGCCAGGAATCGAACGAGGAGCGCGAACGGATCGCCAAGAATCCACCGGACATCCTGCTCACGAACTACGTCATGCTCGAACTCCTCATGACGCGGTTCCACGAAACCGATAAGGCGGTGCGCCGCCACGCCGACGGGTTGAGGTTTCTGGTGCTGGACGAGCTTCACACCTACCGGGGCCGGCAGGGCGCGGACGTGGCCATGCTCGTGCGCCGCGTGCGTGAACGGTTCAACGACCGGCTGCTCTGCATCGGCACTTCCGCGACAATGGCCTCGGAGGGCTCGGAGGAGTCGCGAAACGAGGCGGTGGCGGACATCGCGAGCCAGTTGTTCGGCGCACCGGTCGATCCGGCCAACGTGGTGACGGAGACGCTCCGGCCCGTGACCGAACGGTCCGATGTCGTGAGCGGACCCGAACTTCGGGCGGCCGTCGAAGCGGGCATCCCGCGCGACCCCGACTACGACAAGCTGACGGGGCACCCGTTGACGGCTTGGGTCGAACACAAGCTCGGCCTGGAGGAGCGGGATGGGAAGCTCGTCCGGCTCTCGCGTCCTCTCTCGATCCACGAGGCGTCCGAGCTTCTGGCGGCCGACAGCGGCCTCGAAGCCGAACACTGCCGGCGCCACCTTGCCGATTTCCTGCTGGCCGCGCACCGGAGCCGGAACGACAAGGGAATGAGTCTGTTCGCCTTCCGGCTCCATCAGTTCATCAGCGGCGCATGGAACGTGTATGCGACGCTCGAAGGTCCGGGCGAGCGGTATGTGACGCTCGACGGCCAGCAGTTCAAGCCGGGAGACCGCGAACGGCCGCTCTGGTCGCTCTCGTTCTGCCGGACGTGCGGACAGGAATACGTGCCCGTTTGGGCCAGCCTGTCCGGG contains the following coding sequences:
- a CDS encoding TrbG/VirB9 family P-type conjugative transfer protein, which translates into the protein MKATPTAAILLGIVVVLLTLLLALLPCDAAAQQASADATLLRVPLPEDGEERIPRLRARVRHTTVIVLPAGERILDFVAGDSEYWHLTGAANVAYLKPLAENAATNVALVCESGRIYSFLVSESGEKPPHLVVRVEAGADAEAAFGAPGFVARSEVAAYREMAAQAVEAAGLAREEAEAGIAEARGWAEAEIEAFRAAYPERLRFEYLLDRKASERPFRVEAMWHDGEFTYLRSRAQESPALYELRDGEPSLVAFDLTEDGLYVARRVLGDGWLQIGGERAGWRFEPRDVR
- a CDS encoding DUF87 domain-containing protein — encoded protein: MRVAEERRAYEAAGSLAEELPYWGWLDDGRTCLTRAGELVAAGRIRPAAVDGRTPEQIDRVLGLWQRLMSGLGSDTRLQFHLLRRPSLAEDPDDRGSDIASLSGRKRSAFLAGRVQRLEAFVVWSHDPGLRPAGGGSGPGILSRLARIRKRRSKTATTYLASEIEAAAGRFRAMIDAGRSLVAEHTPVEMLGAVEASRLLSELINRPGTFWDGSTGSGMNWRLAVSELEAERSHLRLDGEPVILYSLLSPPGQAHANLLRDLYCLDAVTTVSLEWRPWSVEAARRRIRGAQRHYFSRRYSMMAHAQDAQGTAAAMVDSAAAAESDRLGAALVELEADGVAYGEASLTVALHGELDGIERLDGDVRRLFAAHDAKVIREGYGQMPAWFARLPAQPRKRQVRKVFVSAGVAACLAPVFGPPKGNRRSRHLDREPLAVFETPWRTAYRYDLFAGDVGHTLILGATGSGKSFTLNFLLVEALKYDPRILILDLGGSYRWLTRFLGGRYLELAPGEAEPTLRLQPFALPPTTRTFQFLTGWVLRLLKLGGYEADGADTSEIRARIEDLYALGTERRTLSVLAGSLPSAMWPALSRWTEGGAWGAFFDNPPSGAADIEFRDWQVIDLAGAAEHADLCEAALSYLLERMRLEIEDPAETARLKLMVVDEAWRYMQDPAVLNYLAEAAKTWRKKNAALVLATQSAVDVTGTPGASALLESIPTKLFLANAELPDEAGALFRLNESEVARIRALTPKRELYLRRPDEAAVLRLEVDPESYWLYTSSPLDAEKRAEAVARHGLVRALEALAGRTHPTPPTERT
- a CDS encoding VirB3 family type IV secretion system protein; its protein translation is MRGLTRWAGYAALNRPLTVLGVERRLFLLGATLAVAVWNATASLVAGGLVFAACYGAGWLAGRRDPAMLSVLRNAARYPARYDPGKWADEPWHLRIRTDSK
- a CDS encoding TrbC/VirB2 family protein; the protein is MRTLLTTMRGAAWAVLLMLTPGALNAQGTSPWVDAVNELQTQFTGPIARGLSLIAIVVGGLMFAFGEGGSKRTLAGIIFGIGMAVGAVNFLGWLF
- a CDS encoding AlpA family transcriptional regulator; its protein translation is MGIDAEETAVMATLEELFKSRVNAFREWPGLRPSPLGKGALGNPGLPRRIEAGCSRSLRTADRVPAFIGNHGRETGGARDPPPSPFVADAINAKRGGTTRRRSMTENPEQQMGPPTRFLRMSEVQARTSLSRSTIRRWVKQGIFPQPIALGERVQGWIEAEIDQWIRERIAASRGVGETVAH
- a CDS encoding type II toxin-antitoxin system HicB family antitoxin — its product is MFKYEIILYWSNEDEAFVAEAPELPGCMAHGADQETALENIKDAMRFWIDRARELGRPVPEPKGERLMLA